From a single Deltaproteobacteria bacterium genomic region:
- a CDS encoding aldo/keto reductase yields the protein MEKRKLGNTDLHTAPVVLGGNVFDWTIDEKQSFAILDEFFDSGFNTVDTADVYSRWADGNEGGESERIIGKWMKDRGSRDKTVLITKVGYDMGQGQEDISKSYILSAVDESLRRLQTDYIDLYFTHRDDDKTGVEETLEAYDKLIKAGKVRWIGASNLSPERLKASLEASEKNGLPRYEVCQPEYNLYERQGFEEGIAQLCEDYGLGVISYFSLASGFLTGKYRSEEDLSKSARGRMVKKYLNDRGRRILEALDETAEKHNTTQAAVSLAWLIAKPVITAPIASATKVEHLQTFTEAVRVKLSVEDMEGLDRASAY from the coding sequence ATGGAAAAGAGAAAATTAGGCAATACCGATTTACATACGGCTCCCGTAGTATTGGGGGGAAATGTGTTTGACTGGACGATTGACGAAAAACAGTCATTCGCGATACTGGATGAATTTTTCGATTCAGGGTTCAATACGGTCGATACCGCTGATGTTTACTCCCGCTGGGCGGACGGCAACGAAGGCGGCGAGTCCGAGAGAATTATCGGTAAATGGATGAAAGACCGGGGCAGCAGGGATAAGACCGTACTGATTACCAAAGTGGGCTACGACATGGGTCAGGGACAAGAAGACATCAGCAAGAGCTACATTCTCAGCGCGGTGGACGAATCGTTGAGGAGGCTGCAAACGGATTATATCGACCTTTATTTTACCCACAGGGATGACGACAAAACCGGGGTCGAGGAAACACTGGAGGCCTACGACAAACTGATAAAAGCCGGGAAAGTAAGGTGGATAGGCGCTTCTAACCTGTCCCCGGAAAGGCTTAAAGCCTCGCTTGAAGCAAGCGAGAAGAACGGACTTCCGCGGTATGAGGTATGCCAGCCGGAGTACAACCTGTACGAGCGGCAGGGTTTTGAGGAAGGCATCGCACAGCTTTGTGAGGATTACGGACTCGGCGTCATCAGCTATTTCTCCCTCGCCTCCGGTTTTCTCACCGGGAAATACAGAAGCGAAGAGGATTTGAGCAAAAGCGCGCGCGGAAGGATGGTGAAAAAGTATCTTAACGACCGGGGCAGGCGCATTTTGGAGGCTCTGGATGAGACGGCTGAAAAACACAATACAACGCAAGCCGCGGTTTCTCTCGCCTGGCTGATAGCGAAGCCGGTTATAACCGCTCCCATTGCCAGCGCCACCAAGGTAGAGCATTTGCAAACTTTCACCGAAGCCGTGAGGGTTAAGTTGAGCGTAGAAGATATGGAGGGGCTGGACCGGGCTTCGGCATATTGA
- a CDS encoding DUF433 domain-containing protein — translation MVHTTNHCYIVKDDQILSGEPIIRNTRTPVRAIVEIWRMGVSPEEIPERLPHLKLSQVFDALSYYSDNQDEINAYIERNRISEHEIDPLVQNNGSGKEI, via the coding sequence TTGGTACATACGACAAATCATTGCTATATCGTTAAAGACGACCAAATCCTGAGCGGCGAGCCTATTATAAGGAACACACGGACCCCGGTGCGCGCCATAGTAGAAATATGGAGGATGGGGGTTTCGCCGGAAGAAATACCGGAGCGCCTCCCTCACCTGAAACTTTCTCAAGTGTTCGACGCCCTAAGCTACTATTCCGATAATCAGGACGAAATAAACGCTTATATTGAGCGTAATCGTATCTCAGAACACGAAATAGACCCCTTAGTTCAAAATAACGGCTCTGGTAAAGAAATCTGA
- the pyrF gene encoding orotidine-5'-phosphate decarboxylase: MAAKKICNNTLMARPELKPHERIILALDFPELRIARFWVEGLRGRIKTFKVGPILFLDAWPIGLREFRDMGAEIFLDLKLHDIPSTVEKTARQIVGYGVSMFTIHSLGGLDMMRAVADAVTGEAEKLHRDKPLVLAVTVLTSHDDDSLKKIGINSLAKDVVLTLASLADKAGVDGLVCSGREVEMLRKEFGDRFTLVVPGIRPAGEAHDQKRVVTPAEAISSGADYLVIGRAITEADDPDAVVEGIVGSIS, encoded by the coding sequence ATGGCTGCTAAGAAAATATGTAATAATACTCTCATGGCAAGACCGGAACTAAAACCCCACGAACGTATAATCCTCGCTCTCGATTTCCCCGAGCTTCGCATTGCCAGGTTCTGGGTCGAGGGGCTAAGGGGGAGAATAAAGACCTTTAAGGTAGGACCCATACTATTCCTCGACGCGTGGCCGATAGGTCTGAGGGAATTCCGCGACATGGGGGCGGAGATATTCCTCGACCTCAAGCTCCACGACATTCCCTCGACAGTGGAGAAAACGGCCAGGCAGATTGTGGGCTACGGCGTTTCGATGTTTACAATTCACTCACTCGGCGGCCTGGACATGATGAGAGCCGTCGCTGACGCGGTAACCGGGGAAGCGGAAAAGCTGCACCGGGATAAACCGCTAGTACTCGCTGTAACCGTTCTTACGAGCCACGATGACGATAGCCTGAAAAAGATAGGCATTAACTCACTGGCAAAAGATGTCGTACTGACTCTCGCATCACTCGCGGACAAAGCGGGAGTTGACGGGCTTGTCTGTTCAGGACGGGAAGTGGAGATGCTGAGGAAGGAGTTCGGGGACAGGTTTACGCTTGTAGTGCCGGGCATAAGGCCCGCGGGGGAAGCTCATGACCAGAAGAGGGTGGTGACACCCGCCGAAGCAATATCAAGCGGTGCCGATTACCTAGTCATAGGCCGGGCAATAACCGAAGCTGACGACCCTGACGCGGTGGTGGAGGGGATTGTGGGGTCGATTTCGTGA
- a CDS encoding GIY-YIG nuclease family protein, translating to MSYIYIMSNAGLSTLYIGVTNNLERRVLEHKLGIGSDFTKRYKLNRLLYFEEGELIEDAIAREKQLKRWHREWKWNLIKSMNPDLDDLSESWYDEELLKELDPETSSG from the coding sequence ATGTCTTATATTTATATTATGAGTAACGCTGGCCTAAGCACTCTTTACATAGGTGTAACGAACAACTTGGAGAGAAGAGTCTTGGAGCATAAACTCGGTATTGGATCGGACTTTACCAAGAGATATAAACTAAATCGGTTGTTATATTTTGAGGAAGGTGAATTGATTGAAGACGCAATTGCCAGGGAAAAACAGCTAAAAAGATGGCACAGAGAATGGAAATGGAATTTAATAAAATCAATGAACCCTGATTTGGATGATTTGTCGGAAAGTTGGTATGATGAAGAACTGCTTAAAGAATTAGACCCTGAAACAAGTTCAGGGTGA
- a CDS encoding DUF5615 family PIN-like protein: MNKLFSELYLDEDVDVLVARLIEAHGFSVITTRDAGQLGNTDIEQLNFAVNNGKTLLTHNRVDFELLAKNFADISREHSGIIIASRNSPYEIVRRLLLILNQVTADEMKNQVRHI, encoded by the coding sequence ATGAATAAGCTTTTCTCTGAGCTTTATCTTGATGAAGATGTTGACGTTCTAGTTGCCAGATTGATTGAAGCACATGGTTTTTCCGTTATAACTACAAGAGATGCCGGTCAATTGGGTAATACAGATATAGAGCAACTCAATTTTGCAGTAAATAATGGTAAAACTTTGTTAACCCACAATCGGGTTGATTTTGAATTGCTCGCTAAAAATTTTGCTGATATAAGTAGAGAGCATTCGGGAATAATAATAGCTTCACGTAATTCACCATATGAAATTGTCAGGAGATTACTGTTAATTCTTAATCAGGTAACTGCCGATGAAATGAAAAACCAGGTTCGTCATATTTAA
- the dtd gene encoding D-aminoacyl-tRNA deacylase, with product MRAIIQRVKEARVEVDGEAVGRIGEGVLVLLGAGKEDTAEDVTYLVDKILALRIFEDTEGKMNLSVTDTGGEVLVVSQFTLYGDCRKGRRPSFDKAAPPGLAEELYNLFVAKIREHGVKVQTGRFRAMMDVHLTNWGPVTLMLDSKREF from the coding sequence ATGCGGGCAATAATTCAGAGGGTAAAAGAAGCGAGGGTTGAGGTTGACGGAGAAGCTGTCGGCAGGATAGGGGAGGGGGTGCTAGTACTTCTCGGGGCGGGGAAGGAGGATACGGCGGAGGATGTAACCTATCTCGTTGATAAAATTCTGGCCCTGCGTATTTTTGAGGACACGGAGGGGAAGATGAACCTGTCCGTCACAGATACAGGCGGGGAAGTCCTCGTCGTCTCACAATTCACTCTCTACGGCGACTGCAGGAAGGGAAGGCGTCCGTCGTTCGACAAAGCGGCTCCGCCGGGGCTTGCCGAAGAACTGTACAATTTATTCGTAGCGAAGATTAGAGAACACGGGGTTAAAGTCCAGACGGGAAGGTTCCGCGCCATGATGGACGTACACTTAACAAATTGGGGGCCGGTTACGCTTATGCTGGATAGTAAGAGGGAGTTTTGA
- a CDS encoding metalloregulator ArsR/SmtB family transcription factor: MIDTQTRDLEEVFHALASDTRRKILTQLANRELTVQSLADRNDISKQAVSKQLKILSKSGLIKERRSGREKYCRFDPEPLGSLRRYLDELENFWDEKLNNLKNHIEGEL, from the coding sequence ATGATCGATACTCAAACGCGGGATTTAGAAGAGGTGTTTCACGCCTTAGCGTCCGATACGAGGAGGAAGATACTGACGCAACTGGCTAACAGGGAACTCACCGTTCAAAGCCTCGCGGACAGAAACGATATTTCGAAGCAGGCAGTCTCGAAGCAGTTAAAAATTCTCTCTAAATCGGGGCTTATCAAAGAGAGAAGGTCGGGCCGTGAGAAATACTGCCGTTTTGACCCGGAGCCGCTCGGCAGCCTGAGACGATATCTGGACGAATTGGAGAATTTCTGGGACGAAAAATTAAATAATCTAAAGAACCATATTGAGGGCGAGCTATGA
- a CDS encoding nitroreductase family protein: MSELVIDGLPQASEVKPLDTFESIGLRRSIRWYEPNKPVEKWKVQAMLEASRVAPSAGNFNGQRGIVVYRDEDPEIWEFISDWSQITTQMAPILIFWCYDLSAYDVQGQQLHDLMRTGALDKAHGWEYERVNRLFPLPAILPDFILHRLACIDLGNAIQNAILTATSLGLGTCLNGASGGARRNVKDKFNLPPSYVFCWLMTVGYPAENLNGGGTRGRPPFETMFFKGKVGQPFERDAATIELLKELKMIQQPGPTPGRLEEINRLTKRFGLGDDSLTDWKLTPSQLDDPNMAIDKKVEPLSEEEVKASAEGAPDSDFQLHPTVKREVLDQYKKERGIKETD; this comes from the coding sequence ATGAGTGAATTAGTAATTGATGGTCTTCCTCAAGCTAGTGAAGTAAAACCTCTTGATACGTTTGAATCAATCGGTTTGAGGAGATCAATAAGATGGTATGAACCCAATAAGCCTGTAGAGAAGTGGAAAGTGCAGGCTATGCTCGAAGCTTCGAGGGTAGCCCCGTCCGCGGGAAACTTTAACGGGCAGAGGGGAATAGTTGTTTACAGGGACGAAGACCCCGAAATTTGGGAATTTATCTCTGACTGGAGTCAGATAACGACACAGATGGCACCGATACTGATTTTCTGGTGTTATGACTTGTCCGCATATGATGTACAGGGACAGCAGCTTCACGACCTTATGAGAACAGGCGCTCTCGATAAGGCTCACGGATGGGAATACGAGCGTGTTAACAGGCTCTTCCCGCTACCCGCAATCCTGCCGGATTTCATTCTGCACAGGCTCGCCTGCATCGATCTGGGTAACGCGATTCAAAACGCAATTCTGACCGCTACATCTTTAGGACTCGGTACGTGTCTTAACGGCGCGAGCGGCGGCGCTAGAAGGAACGTGAAGGATAAGTTCAATCTTCCCCCTTCATATGTATTCTGCTGGCTCATGACTGTCGGCTATCCCGCCGAAAACCTTAACGGAGGCGGAACCAGAGGAAGACCGCCGTTTGAGACTATGTTCTTCAAGGGAAAAGTGGGACAACCTTTCGAAAGGGACGCTGCTACCATAGAGCTTTTGAAAGAGCTCAAAATGATTCAGCAGCCCGGACCGACGCCCGGAAGACTCGAGGAAATCAACAGGCTTACAAAGAGATTCGGACTTGGAGACGACAGCCTTACCGACTGGAAGCTGACCCCGTCTCAGCTTGATGACCCGAATATGGCAATTGATAAAAAAGTTGAGCCCCTTAGTGAGGAAGAGGTGAAAGCTTCTGCTGAAGGAGCGCCCGATAGCGACTTCCAGCTTCATCCGACGGTCAAGAGAGAAGTCCTCGATCAGTACAAGAAGGAAAGAGGTATCAAGGAAACTGATTAA
- a CDS encoding RNA polymerase sigma factor RpoD/SigA: MKKNKGFDKLPSTIGEIETQDSEGEQQIAAFDSEEGFEYEADEVESAFNTDKPRKRREKTVKKNLEEHLRLLHVYFRDLEHETSLLSPQEELRIAANIRKCEDKADAIRSILLEISKDTAKRKNRLRKYPIYTGNDLLNYIERLNRLSNAYVKRSEELKNRFIKSNLKLVISIAKNYMGRGLPLADLIQEGNLGLMRAVEKFDYTLGYKFSTYASWWIQQAVFRAPFEKTKTIRIPVYLYEWAGKVKAVSKLLEKELGREPTFEEIAKELDTTPSVVKRIMQTAADVMNNVQSLDSPISSDDQRTYVEFVQDDKIPPPDSAILQKTVQNRIEDILSLLTSKEQEIIRMRFGIGIETTYTLNEIGDMFGVTRERIRQIEKSALDKIASSYLGDYLRELV, encoded by the coding sequence ATGAAAAAAAACAAAGGCTTTGACAAACTTCCCTCTACGATCGGGGAAATTGAAACTCAGGATTCCGAGGGAGAGCAGCAAATCGCTGCTTTTGATTCTGAAGAGGGCTTTGAGTATGAGGCGGATGAGGTGGAATCAGCTTTTAATACGGATAAACCCCGTAAACGCCGGGAAAAAACCGTCAAAAAGAATCTTGAAGAGCATTTGAGGCTTCTTCACGTGTATTTCAGGGACCTGGAGCATGAGACGTCGCTCCTCTCGCCTCAGGAAGAGCTGAGGATTGCGGCCAATATCAGGAAGTGCGAGGATAAGGCCGATGCGATAAGATCAATCCTGCTTGAAATATCCAAAGACACGGCCAAAAGAAAGAACAGATTACGCAAATACCCTATTTACACCGGGAACGACCTGCTCAATTACATAGAAAGACTCAATAGGCTCTCAAACGCGTATGTAAAGAGATCCGAAGAGCTTAAGAACAGATTCATAAAATCGAATCTCAAGCTCGTAATAAGCATAGCCAAGAACTATATGGGCCGGGGTCTTCCGCTTGCTGACCTGATTCAGGAGGGAAACCTGGGGCTGATGAGAGCCGTTGAAAAATTCGACTACACTCTCGGCTACAAATTCTCTACGTACGCGAGCTGGTGGATACAGCAGGCCGTCTTCAGAGCGCCATTTGAAAAAACCAAGACCATACGAATACCGGTTTATCTCTACGAATGGGCCGGCAAGGTTAAAGCGGTATCGAAATTGCTTGAAAAGGAGCTTGGAAGGGAGCCCACATTCGAGGAAATAGCAAAAGAGCTGGATACAACGCCTTCGGTGGTCAAAAGGATCATGCAGACCGCGGCCGACGTCATGAATAACGTACAGTCCCTCGACTCCCCGATTTCGAGCGACGACCAGAGGACATACGTTGAATTCGTCCAGGATGACAAGATTCCTCCCCCGGACTCTGCAATACTCCAGAAAACAGTTCAGAATAGAATAGAGGACATACTTTCGCTGCTTACGTCCAAGGAGCAGGAAATAATCAGAATGCGCTTCGGCATAGGCATCGAGACTACCTACACCCTTAACGAGATAGGGGATATGTTCGGCGTCACGCGCGAGCGCATCAGGCAGATAGAAAAATCCGCGCTCGATAAAATCGCTTCCTCTTACCTGGGGGATTACTTAAGGGAACTGGTTTAG
- the smpB gene encoding SsrA-binding protein SmpB has translation MEKVVCTHPRAKRDYDLEENYEAGIELMGSEVKSLRGNQASIKESFAMIRNEEVFLINSYIAPYESANVFNHEPRRERKLLLNKGEIKRLMGKTLIKGYTLIPTKIYFKKGLAKVDLALGKGKKVHDRREDIKRREADREMEKAIKRRY, from the coding sequence ATGGAAAAGGTAGTTTGCACACATCCGAGGGCCAAGAGAGACTACGATCTGGAAGAGAACTACGAGGCGGGTATCGAGCTTATGGGCTCTGAGGTTAAGTCCCTGCGGGGAAATCAGGCGAGCATAAAGGAGAGCTTCGCCATGATCAGGAACGAAGAGGTGTTTCTGATTAACAGCTATATAGCCCCTTACGAATCGGCGAATGTATTCAACCACGAACCGCGCAGGGAGCGAAAGCTTCTTCTGAACAAGGGCGAGATAAAGCGGCTTATGGGAAAGACACTGATAAAGGGTTACACTCTGATACCTACCAAGATTTACTTCAAGAAGGGTCTCGCCAAGGTCGATCTGGCGCTCGGGAAGGGTAAGAAGGTGCACGACAGACGGGAAGATATTAAGCGGAGAGAGGCGGACAGGGAGATGGAAAAGGCAATCAAGAGGCGTTATTAA
- the clpB gene encoding ATP-dependent chaperone ClpB — MKFDKLTIKAQEALAEAQSLAREGSNQVIDIPHALLALLQEGGIPGQILGKLGVNENIVRELAQKEVNKLPRVQGESDQVYLSRELSKAFNTAEKEAKSLGDEYISTEHLLLGIAQDSTGELKNELKRLGVTRDSVLKVLKDIRGGQNVTSQSPEDTLQSLKQYGKDFTELARQGKIDPVIGRDDEIRRVIQVLSRRTKNNPVLIGEPGVGKTAIVEGLAQRMVNGDVPEGLKNKKLVALDIGSLLAGAKYRGQFEERLKAVLKEVTESEGEIILFIDEIHTVVGAGAADGAMDASNMLKPALARGELHCIGATTLDEYRKYIEKDAALERRFQQVYVEEPSVEETISILRGLKEKYEVHHGVKIKDEALIAAGVLSNRYITGRFLPDKAVDLIDEAAARLKMEIESMPTEIDEVERRIMQLEIEREALKKEKDEASREKLQAIEKSIANLKEDSNTLKAQWTREKDHIAGIRKTKEEIDQLKSTAEKAQREGDLSKASELMYGTLPDLNQKLEELSKELTEIQKTGMMLKEEVDAEDIAAIVSKWTGVPVSRLLEGEVEKLIHMEDRLHVRVIGQDDAIHAVSNALRRSRAGLSDPNRPIGSFLFLGPTGVGKTELARALAEFMFDDEHAVVRIDMSEYMEKHTVARLLGAPPGYIGYEEGGQLSEAVRRRPYSVILFDEIEKAHPDVFNVLLQILDDGRLTDGQGRTVDFKNTIIIMTSNLGSQYIQEYIDRPETMEERVMEVLRDTFKPEFLNRIDETIIFRTLGLAQIKEIVDIQIEHLRKRLLERKIELDLTDEAKEAVAEKGYDPVYGARPLKRTIQKLIQDPLATEILKGTYKEGDHVVVDVDKNKNLILTSEVKPSKKAKEEKKAKAANE, encoded by the coding sequence ATGAAATTCGACAAGCTGACAATAAAAGCGCAGGAAGCCCTCGCCGAGGCGCAGTCCCTGGCCCGCGAAGGGAGCAATCAGGTAATCGACATACCCCACGCGCTGCTCGCGCTGCTTCAGGAGGGGGGGATTCCGGGGCAGATACTGGGAAAGCTCGGAGTTAACGAGAATATAGTCAGAGAGCTTGCTCAGAAGGAGGTCAATAAGCTCCCCAGGGTTCAGGGTGAGTCGGACCAGGTATATCTAAGCCGTGAGCTCAGCAAGGCTTTCAATACCGCGGAGAAGGAAGCCAAATCGCTCGGGGACGAGTACATAAGCACGGAGCATCTGCTGCTCGGTATCGCCCAGGACTCGACCGGCGAGCTGAAGAACGAGCTCAAAAGATTGGGTGTAACCAGAGACAGCGTATTAAAGGTACTGAAAGACATAAGGGGCGGACAGAATGTAACGAGCCAGTCCCCGGAGGATACCCTCCAGTCGCTTAAACAGTACGGCAAGGATTTCACCGAGCTTGCGCGGCAGGGAAAGATTGACCCCGTTATAGGAAGGGACGACGAGATAAGGCGCGTCATTCAGGTGCTCTCGCGCCGGACGAAAAATAACCCCGTGCTCATAGGCGAGCCCGGCGTGGGTAAGACCGCGATAGTAGAGGGGCTTGCCCAGCGAATGGTAAACGGAGACGTGCCCGAGGGGCTGAAGAACAAAAAGCTCGTGGCCCTGGACATAGGCTCTCTCCTCGCTGGCGCTAAATACAGGGGTCAGTTCGAGGAGAGATTAAAAGCGGTGCTGAAGGAAGTAACCGAATCCGAAGGGGAGATAATCCTCTTCATCGACGAGATACATACTGTTGTGGGCGCGGGGGCCGCCGACGGCGCGATGGACGCGTCCAATATGCTGAAGCCCGCCCTTGCGCGCGGGGAGCTCCACTGTATAGGGGCCACCACGCTCGACGAATACAGAAAGTACATAGAAAAGGACGCCGCGCTGGAAAGGCGTTTCCAGCAGGTCTACGTCGAGGAGCCGTCGGTAGAGGAGACAATATCCATACTCCGAGGCCTGAAGGAGAAATACGAAGTCCACCACGGCGTGAAGATAAAGGACGAGGCCCTCATAGCGGCGGGCGTTCTGTCCAACCGCTACATCACGGGGAGGTTCCTGCCGGACAAGGCTGTCGACCTCATAGACGAGGCCGCGGCAAGGCTCAAGATGGAGATAGAATCCATGCCTACCGAGATAGACGAGGTCGAGAGGCGCATAATGCAGCTCGAAATCGAAAGGGAGGCGCTTAAAAAGGAAAAGGACGAGGCGTCCAGGGAAAAGCTCCAGGCGATAGAAAAAAGCATAGCCAACCTCAAGGAAGACTCCAATACGCTCAAGGCGCAGTGGACGAGGGAGAAAGACCACATCGCCGGGATACGAAAGACGAAAGAGGAGATCGATCAGCTCAAGTCCACGGCAGAGAAGGCACAGAGGGAGGGAGACCTGTCGAAGGCCTCGGAGCTAATGTACGGAACCCTGCCCGACCTTAACCAGAAGCTCGAAGAGCTGAGCAAGGAGCTCACTGAAATACAAAAAACCGGAATGATGCTTAAAGAAGAAGTTGACGCTGAGGATATCGCCGCGATCGTCTCCAAATGGACGGGAGTCCCTGTTTCAAGACTGCTTGAAGGCGAAGTAGAGAAGCTGATACATATGGAAGACAGGCTCCATGTTAGAGTCATAGGTCAGGACGACGCGATACACGCCGTATCGAACGCGCTCAGGCGCTCGCGCGCGGGGCTCTCGGACCCGAACAGGCCCATAGGGTCGTTTCTGTTCCTGGGACCTACCGGAGTCGGAAAGACCGAGCTCGCCAGAGCGCTTGCCGAGTTCATGTTCGACGACGAGCACGCCGTCGTGCGCATAGACATGAGCGAGTACATGGAGAAGCACACGGTGGCGAGGCTTCTGGGCGCGCCTCCGGGATACATCGGTTACGAGGAGGGCGGACAGTTGTCCGAAGCGGTAAGGAGACGCCCCTACTCCGTCATTCTGTTCGACGAGATAGAAAAGGCCCATCCGGACGTTTTCAACGTCCTGCTTCAGATACTCGACGACGGGCGTTTGACCGACGGTCAGGGACGCACAGTCGATTTCAAGAACACTATAATCATCATGACCTCGAACCTCGGAAGCCAGTACATTCAGGAGTACATAGACAGGCCCGAGACTATGGAGGAGAGGGTCATGGAAGTGCTCAGGGACACGTTCAAGCCCGAGTTCCTGAACAGAATAGACGAGACGATTATATTCAGGACTCTCGGACTCGCGCAGATAAAAGAGATAGTGGACATACAGATAGAGCATCTGAGGAAGAGACTTCTTGAGAGAAAGATAGAACTCGACCTCACGGACGAAGCCAAGGAAGCGGTGGCCGAGAAGGGTTACGACCCCGTTTACGGCGCGAGACCGCTAAAGAGGACTATACAGAAGCTCATACAGGACCCGCTCGCTACCGAGATACTGAAAGGGACTTACAAAGAAGGCGACCACGTTGTAGTCGATGTCGATAAGAACAAGAACCTCATTCTGACCAGTGAGGTAAAACCCTCTAAAAAGGCGAAAGAAGAAAAGAAAGCCAAAGCAGCTAACGAATAA
- a CDS encoding acyl-CoA dehydrogenase family protein codes for MPIDFEFTEEQQMFRDTIRDFGENEIAPLVEDAEKNEKFPREIFPKLGEMGFLGISFPEEYGGVGLDKVTECIFAEEMGRINAGIAMCVNAHTSLSCVPIEKFGTEEQKKKYLVPGIEGKIIGALGLTEPDAGSDARNIRATATKKNGNYILNGTKTWITNGTMADFVIVAAYTDKTKKGTGISLFVIDSDAPGFTEKNKIHKLGHRSADTAELVFENCEVPEENLLVGEGGFNGAMATLLGARITHAAKSVGLSQAAFEFALNYSKEREAFGRRISKFQAISFKLAEMAVKIETARLLVYKAAWLYSNDKKALKEASMAKLYAAEVVQWVATEAVQVLGGYGYGVEFPVERYYRDAKLASITEGTSEIQHIVIARELGI; via the coding sequence ATGCCTATCGATTTTGAATTCACGGAAGAACAACAAATGTTCAGGGATACCATCAGAGACTTCGGTGAAAACGAAATAGCGCCCCTTGTTGAGGATGCGGAAAAGAACGAGAAATTCCCCAGGGAAATTTTCCCGAAACTGGGTGAAATGGGATTTTTGGGTATTTCTTTCCCCGAAGAGTACGGCGGAGTGGGCCTTGATAAAGTCACAGAGTGTATATTCGCCGAGGAGATGGGAAGAATAAACGCGGGTATTGCGATGTGCGTGAACGCGCATACCAGCCTGTCCTGCGTGCCGATTGAGAAATTCGGGACCGAGGAGCAGAAGAAGAAATATCTGGTTCCCGGTATCGAGGGCAAGATAATCGGCGCATTGGGTTTGACCGAGCCCGACGCCGGGTCCGACGCCAGGAACATAAGGGCTACCGCGACAAAAAAGAACGGCAATTATATCCTGAACGGCACGAAAACCTGGATCACAAACGGCACTATGGCCGACTTCGTGATCGTAGCCGCTTATACGGATAAAACAAAGAAAGGAACCGGTATAAGCCTGTTTGTAATTGACAGCGACGCCCCCGGGTTCACGGAAAAAAACAAGATACACAAGCTCGGACACCGCTCGGCTGACACAGCGGAGCTTGTATTCGAGAACTGCGAAGTGCCCGAAGAGAATCTTCTCGTCGGGGAAGGCGGATTCAACGGCGCCATGGCTACCTTGTTGGGCGCACGTATAACACACGCTGCGAAATCCGTAGGGCTTTCACAGGCGGCTTTCGAGTTCGCTCTTAATTATTCAAAGGAGAGGGAGGCATTCGGAAGGCGAATATCGAAGTTCCAGGCCATCAGCTTCAAACTGGCTGAAATGGCAGTCAAGATAGAGACGGCAAGACTTCTCGTGTACAAGGCGGCCTGGCTCTACAGCAACGACAAGAAGGCGCTCAAGGAAGCGTCCATGGCCAAGCTCTACGCGGCGGAGGTCGTGCAGTGGGTGGCCACCGAGGCTGTTCAGGTTCTGGGCGGCTACGGCTACGGAGTGGAGTTCCCCGTAGAGAGGTACTACAGGGACGCGAAGCTCGCCTCAATTACGGAAGGAACATCCGAAATACAGCACATCGTAATCGCGCGCGAGCTGGGTATTTAA
- a CDS encoding dodecin family protein, with protein sequence MAVARITEIIGSSEKSWDDAVKNALDRANQTLRGLTGIEVTKMNAAIGENGQVSEYRAHVRITFILEG encoded by the coding sequence ATGGCTGTAGCTAGAATCACTGAGATAATCGGATCATCGGAGAAATCATGGGACGACGCTGTTAAGAACGCCCTCGACAGAGCGAATCAGACGCTGCGCGGTCTCACGGGAATAGAGGTTACAAAAATGAACGCCGCTATCGGTGAGAACGGTCAGGTCTCCGAGTACAGGGCGCACGTAAGGATTACGTTTATTTTAGAGGGCTGA